The following DNA comes from Ardenticatenales bacterium.
TCCTCACCCCGCAGCCAGGTCAGCGGCAACATTTACACATCCACCGACCATCCCCCTAGCGAATCCATTTTTCTGCACAACGAGCAGTCCTATAACCTGACCTTCCCCTTACGAATCCTTTTCTACTGCGTCACCGCCGCTCAGAAAGGGGGGGAAACACCCATTGCCAGTAGCCGTAACATGTATCAGCGGATTCCCCAAGACATCCGGCGGAAGTTCGCGGACAAAGGTTATATGTACGTCCGCAACTTTGGCAGCGGCTTTGGCCTCTCCTGGCAAGAAACTTTCCAGACCACGGACAAAGCCGTGGTGGAAACGTATTGCCGGGCCAACGACATCACTTTTGAATGGCACGAGGGAGACCGGCTGCGCACCCGGCAGGTACGCCGCGCCATCATTCGCCACCCGCGGACGGGCGACATGGTCTGGTTTAATCACGCCACATTCTTTCATGTTTCCACGTTGCGCCCTGACGTGCAGCAGATGCTGTTTCGGGTTTTCCGCGAGGAAGAACTGCCCAATAACACGTATTATGGAGACGGTTCGCCTATTGAACCGGATGTGCTGGATATGCTGCGCCATTTATACGATGAAGAAACAGTTTCATTCCCCTGGCAAAAAGGCGATATTTTGCTGCTAGACAACGTACTCACCGCCCATGGGCGCAGTCCGTTTGTGGGACCACGCAAAATCGTGGTGGGGATGGCTGAACCATACAAATGGGCTGATGCCTCATAGTCGCTGATAGCTGCCTGAAAGGACATGGCCTGAAATCACGGCCTGCTCCTCCCATCGTCATAAATCTTCACGGCAACGAAGAAGCGCAAAAGTCGCCCTATGCGGCTGTCCCTGGCAAGCGTCTGATTCAGATACTTGCGGGTTCCGCGCCGGCCAATACCCATCTCTACACGAGGTAATTATGCTGTCACCAACTACACAAGGGTTTCGTCTTTCGCCGCAACAAAAGCA
Coding sequences within:
- a CDS encoding TauD/TfdA family dioxygenase, producing MLKKPQNSIRKLPAIQRQVLDVSTLDLVTTGRLHAEQPLPLLVQPTMEGINLNAWAETNRAWIETELGRHGGILFRGFDVPEVTAFEQFIDAISDGALRYQERSSPRSQVSGNIYTSTDHPPSESIFLHNEQSYNLTFPLRILFYCVTAAQKGGETPIASSRNMYQRIPQDIRRKFADKGYMYVRNFGSGFGLSWQETFQTTDKAVVETYCRANDITFEWHEGDRLRTRQVRRAIIRHPRTGDMVWFNHATFFHVSTLRPDVQQMLFRVFREEELPNNTYYGDGSPIEPDVLDMLRHLYDEETVSFPWQKGDILLLDNVLTAHGRSPFVGPRKIVVGMAEPYKWADAS